Proteins co-encoded in one Oscillatoria salina IIICB1 genomic window:
- a CDS encoding GAF domain-containing protein — MVSAENSNHPQNPSEPQSGLTREVLLNRITNRIRQSLELQEILSATVAEVRSFLGTDRVKIYQFQPDGHGLVIAESRSESRLPSLLGLHFPAEDIPLYARELFVRSRQRSVVDLSLAQIGTDPLDCPETGKPLRQKKISYRSVDPCHVKYLTAMGVKSSVVVPIVIENQQLRKNNLPSRRYSDQLWGLLVSHHSETRQVSEQELEFIQSVVDRVSIAIAQSILLDRVREQANQEANINRVTAILYTSPTVQIQEALKEIVSVFQGSGGRVYLGGGKANQSVELYTCGEQPEADRGRPLEESFLWQNYLTSAPEIPKVSSLDAHIWAIEDLYKEPLFHTLVPCFQCTRIRSLFVVPLRYAEEILGCLTIFRDEIERELVWAGYYQTDTKQLMPRQSFEAWRELKTGQAQKWTEGEIRLAKALGDRFSTAVKQYRLYQQVQTLNLNLEQQVQVRTTQLQQSNQQLQKSTIELQRLAEQQKTMTGIFAKIQRSLDSETIFRTTTQELRLLLDVDRIAIYRFDEDWGGEFIAHLGSVRQEWADTTLATRSVWNDSYLQATQGGRYRHNETFVSNDIYQSGLSTCHVEILAQYQVKAFIITPIFIGNTLWGLLAIYQHENPRQWKSSEVEFVTQIATQLGVAVQQSQYIEQVQAQAQQLAQTLAHLQETQTHLIHSEKMSSLGQLVAGVAHEINNPVNFIYGNCTHISDYTQTLLELLNFYQQHFPEPPPELKAQLELADLEFLKEDLPKVLSSLQLGADRIREIVRSLRNFSRLDEAEVKSVNIHEGIDSTLLILQHRFKPISSQPAIEVIKEYGELPLVECFASQLNQVFMNLLVNAIDTLREVKDRDSNLSLPPQITIRTQHLASGWIKISIIDNGVGITKEVQQKLFEPFYTTKPIGKGTGLGLSISYQIIEKHHGKIYCISELGKGTEFVVEIPVKIHLEMWSD; from the coding sequence ATGGTTTCGGCAGAAAATAGTAATCATCCCCAGAATCCCTCAGAACCTCAGTCAGGTTTAACTAGGGAGGTTTTATTAAATAGAATTACCAACAGAATTCGTCAATCCTTAGAACTGCAAGAAATTCTGTCGGCAACGGTTGCCGAAGTCCGTTCTTTTTTGGGTACAGATCGCGTCAAAATTTATCAGTTTCAGCCTGATGGTCATGGATTGGTTATTGCTGAATCAAGATCCGAAAGTCGCCTTCCATCTTTGCTCGGACTGCACTTTCCGGCTGAGGATATTCCTCTCTACGCACGAGAATTATTTGTGCGATCGCGTCAACGCTCGGTTGTGGATCTTAGTTTAGCTCAAATTGGGACCGACCCCCTTGACTGTCCGGAGACAGGAAAACCCCTCAGACAGAAAAAAATTAGCTATCGATCAGTCGATCCTTGTCATGTAAAATATTTGACGGCTATGGGCGTCAAATCTTCAGTGGTTGTTCCCATCGTCATCGAAAATCAGCAACTGAGGAAAAATAATTTACCCTCTCGGCGTTACTCAGACCAATTATGGGGTTTATTAGTCTCCCACCATTCCGAAACGCGACAGGTAAGCGAACAAGAGTTAGAGTTTATTCAATCGGTAGTCGATCGAGTTTCGATCGCGATCGCGCAATCCATTTTACTTGACCGCGTTCGAGAACAAGCTAATCAAGAAGCTAACATCAACCGAGTTACGGCAATACTTTATACAAGTCCTACGGTACAGATACAAGAAGCCTTAAAGGAAATAGTGTCAGTATTTCAGGGGTCTGGCGGTAGAGTTTATCTTGGTGGGGGAAAGGCGAATCAGTCAGTAGAATTATATACCTGTGGCGAGCAACCAGAAGCCGATCGAGGTAGACCTCTCGAAGAAAGTTTTCTCTGGCAAAATTATCTTACTTCCGCGCCTGAAATTCCGAAAGTATCCAGTTTAGATGCTCACATCTGGGCAATTGAGGATCTCTATAAAGAACCACTTTTTCATACCTTAGTTCCTTGCTTTCAGTGCACTCGCATTCGTAGTTTGTTCGTTGTCCCACTACGATACGCCGAAGAAATTCTTGGTTGTCTGACAATTTTTCGCGATGAAATCGAGCGGGAGTTAGTTTGGGCGGGTTATTATCAGACCGATACCAAACAACTAATGCCTCGACAGTCCTTTGAAGCATGGCGAGAATTAAAAACTGGACAAGCCCAAAAGTGGACAGAGGGAGAGATTCGACTAGCTAAAGCCTTGGGCGATCGCTTTTCCACAGCAGTAAAACAGTATCGGCTTTACCAGCAGGTACAGACACTCAATCTTAACTTAGAACAACAGGTACAAGTTCGTACTACTCAATTGCAACAGTCGAATCAGCAGTTGCAGAAGTCAACAATTGAATTGCAAAGGTTGGCAGAACAACAGAAAACGATGACCGGAATTTTCGCAAAAATTCAGCGCTCGCTCGATAGCGAAACAATTTTTCGCACGACGACGCAGGAGTTACGTTTACTGCTCGATGTCGATCGCATAGCTATTTATCGCTTCGATGAAGATTGGGGTGGTGAGTTTATCGCTCATCTAGGTTCTGTTCGTCAAGAATGGGCAGATACCACTCTGGCAACTCGAAGTGTCTGGAACGATTCTTATTTACAAGCAACCCAAGGAGGACGGTATCGTCATAATGAAACCTTTGTCAGTAACGATATTTATCAATCTGGACTTTCTACTTGTCATGTAGAAATTTTAGCACAATATCAGGTTAAAGCTTTTATAATTACTCCGATTTTTATTGGCAATACTTTATGGGGATTACTCGCTATTTATCAACATGAAAATCCCCGTCAGTGGAAAAGTTCGGAAGTCGAATTTGTTACTCAAATTGCTACACAGTTAGGTGTTGCCGTTCAGCAATCCCAGTATATCGAACAGGTTCAAGCACAAGCACAACAACTCGCTCAAACACTCGCACATCTTCAAGAAACCCAAACCCATTTAATTCATAGCGAAAAAATGTCCAGTTTAGGACAATTGGTGGCAGGAGTTGCCCATGAAATTAATAACCCAGTTAATTTTATCTATGGCAATTGCACTCACATTAGTGACTATACTCAAACTTTGCTAGAATTACTGAATTTTTATCAGCAACATTTCCCAGAACCTCCTCCAGAGTTAAAAGCACAATTAGAACTTGCTGACTTAGAGTTTCTTAAGGAAGATTTACCGAAAGTTCTTTCTTCTCTGCAACTAGGAGCAGACAGAATTAGAGAAATTGTGCGATCGCTACGGAATTTTTCTCGCCTCGATGAAGCTGAAGTTAAATCTGTAAACATTCACGAAGGTATTGATAGTACCTTATTGATTTTGCAACATCGCTTCAAACCTATTAGCTCTCAACCGGCAATTGAAGTTATCAAAGAGTATGGCGAATTACCTTTAGTAGAGTGTTTTGCAAGTCAGTTGAATCAAGTATTCATGAACCTTTTAGTGAATGCTATTGATACGCTGCGAGAAGTTAAAGATCGAGATTCTAACTTATCTTTACCACCACAAATTACCATTCGCACCCAGCATTTAGCCTCTGGTTGGATAAAAATCTCGATTATCGACAACGGTGTGGGTATTACCAAGGAAGTGCAACAAAAATTATTCGAGCCGTTCTATACTACTAAACCAATTGGTAAGGGAACTGGTTTGGGCTTATCAATTAGTTATCAAATTATTGAAAAGCATCATGGTAAAATCTACTGTATTTCCGAGCTTGGTAAAGGAACAGAGTTTGTTGTCGAAATTCCCGTTAAAATCCATCTAGAGATGTGGTCTGACTAG
- a CDS encoding transporter substrate-binding domain-containing protein, whose amino-acid sequence MISWRWMWRFLVTFCLIVGAKLLFDPLIAIQAQPTPNSTPEVVDESSTSESNASESSSLLVGIYRAAPLTIKRGNDWDGIAVDLWQEISRNLDIDYEWKEIKQSEAIARVEDGTVDLAIAAIAKSTDEDRVDFTHSYYTTSIGVAQRPQRSFFQIVKAVISPNFLRITFWLSIIFIILGILVWAFERNQNDQFEKHPAQGIWTGFWWAGVTMTTIGYGDKAPKTIGGRILALIWMLIAMGITASLTASITSVLAVNSPLQTVQFPQELFQLEVGSIPGSESATYLEKEGIQFQSFSAPLEGLQAVKKGDLDLFVYSAAPLRYLNRHSLQRILQVQLTDVRSRRYSFALPEGSELYETLNQQVLQEIDESDWRNLVERYLPTQKS is encoded by the coding sequence ATGATTAGCTGGCGATGGATGTGGAGATTTCTCGTAACATTTTGTTTGATTGTGGGGGCAAAATTGCTCTTCGATCCTTTAATAGCTATTCAAGCACAACCAACACCAAATTCTACGCCGGAAGTAGTTGATGAAAGTTCAACTAGTGAGTCAAATGCTTCGGAAAGTTCATCTTTGCTCGTGGGAATTTATCGAGCTGCTCCTTTGACAATTAAAAGAGGTAATGATTGGGATGGAATTGCTGTAGATTTGTGGCAGGAAATATCGAGGAATCTTGACATTGACTACGAATGGAAAGAGATTAAACAAAGTGAGGCGATCGCTAGGGTGGAAGATGGTACAGTGGATTTAGCGATCGCGGCGATCGCTAAATCCACTGATGAAGATCGTGTTGATTTTACTCATAGCTACTACACTACATCCATTGGCGTTGCTCAACGTCCCCAGCGTAGTTTTTTTCAGATTGTCAAAGCGGTGATTTCGCCGAATTTTTTACGAATTACTTTCTGGCTCTCAATAATTTTTATTATTCTTGGTATACTGGTTTGGGCGTTTGAACGCAACCAAAATGACCAATTTGAAAAACATCCCGCACAGGGTATTTGGACGGGTTTTTGGTGGGCTGGGGTGACGATGACCACAATTGGTTATGGAGATAAAGCACCGAAAACTATTGGGGGACGAATTTTGGCTTTAATTTGGATGTTAATCGCAATGGGTATTACTGCTAGTCTCACCGCTTCGATTACATCTGTTTTAGCTGTGAATTCACCACTGCAAACTGTTCAATTTCCTCAAGAATTGTTCCAGTTGGAGGTAGGTAGTATCCCTGGTTCTGAAAGCGCTACTTATCTGGAAAAAGAAGGTATTCAATTTCAGTCATTTTCCGCACCACTTGAAGGTTTGCAAGCTGTTAAAAAAGGCGATCTCGATTTATTTGTCTACAGTGCTGCTCCGCTACGCTACCTTAATCGTCACTCTTTGCAACGAATTTTGCAAGTCCAATTGACAGATGTTCGATCGCGTCGATATAGCTTCGCACTTCCAGAAGGTAGTGAGTTGTACGAGACTCTTAATCAACAGGTTCTCCAAGAAATTGATGAGTCTGATTGGCGCAATTTGGTTGAGCGCTATCTCCCGACGCAAAAATCGTGA